A genomic region of Salinibacter pepae contains the following coding sequences:
- a CDS encoding NifU N-terminal domain-containing protein — protein sequence MATTQAESTPNPNSLKFTTDDGPFLSGGVAAYASADEAAEDPLARRLFGVSGVDDVFITPQFVTVSKAPAVDWGSVKPDVEAILAEHLEAA from the coding sequence ATGGCCACCACGCAGGCGGAGTCGACCCCCAATCCGAACAGCCTCAAATTCACGACGGACGACGGCCCCTTTCTCAGCGGGGGCGTGGCCGCGTACGCCTCGGCGGACGAGGCCGCAGAGGATCCCCTGGCCCGTCGCCTCTTCGGCGTGTCGGGGGTGGACGACGTGTTCATCACCCCCCAGTTCGTTACCGTCTCGAAGGCCCCCGCCGTCGACTGGGGCAGCGTGAAGCCGGACGTGGAGGCGATCCTGGCCGAGCACCTGGAGGCGGCGTAG